DNA sequence from the Prolixibacter sp. SD074 genome:
GTTCGTTAAACGCTTCTTCTTTCGGTTTCGAAGTAATCGCACCAAACAATCCCACTTTGTGCTCTTCCAGAAGTTTGATAGTGCGCTCGGGCAGCGGATTTCCTTCCTTGCGCCAAAATTCCCAGCCAATATCACCTTCTACGTAATTGGCTTCAAATCCGGCTGCTCCCAGTACCCTGATGGCTTCGGGAAGGACTGTCTTTCCAATGCCGTCGCCCGGCATCGCTACGATGGTTCTTTTTGCCATAGTCAATTGATTTTTTGGCACACCACTGATTTTTGGTGTTCAGGGGCGTTGCGCTCGTTTGTTTTTAAACCGGCTTGGTCACTAATATTGGTTCAAGTTTCTGTTTTCTTTTCTTCTACCTGCCGCACCACATCAATCACGGTTCCGTCCACCCATTTGATGGCGGCGATAATCTTATCGGTAAATACCGGTTTCTTCGGCTTACCGCAAATACGTTCCGCTTCTTCCTTCATCTCTTCGATGGTCCGAATGGGAAGACCGGAATCTTTCGCTTTTTCGATTAAATCCTTCCGCAAGGGATTAATAGCGATGCCCCGTTCGGTTACGATGACATCAATTAGTTCGCCCGGTCCGCAAAGTGTGGTTACTTCATCTACAATCACCGGAATGCGGTCACGGAAAAGCGGCACAGGTAAAATGACCGTCCTGGAGAAAAGGCAGTTTTGCCAGCCCCCGAGACCGTGTAATAATTTTCCGTCAGAATGGGTCACCACATTGGCATTGAAATTCACATCCACTTCGGTAGCACCGAGGATAACCACATCCACCAAACCGGCAAAATTTCCTTTGCTATGGTAGTTGTAACTGGTGAACGGACTCGTCCATGTATGATTGGGATTGTCGCGCATGGAACGAACACCATCCAAATCGAATGTCTGTCCGTCGAGAATGTATTCCACCAAGCCTTCTTCCAGCATTTCAACCAGGTACCTGTTACTACCTCCCCGTGCAAAACGGGCTTTGATGCCCTTCCGGCGCATGATCTCGCCAAAGTAAATTCCGACGGAAAGGGCGGTCCCTCCGGCCCCTGCCTGAAAAGAAAAGCCGTCACGAATGATGCCTGTTGCTTCACAGAATTTGGCGGTCATTTCGGCAATTAGCAATCTGTCTGGACTACGGGTAATCTGCGTGGTTCCGGAAACAATCTTCTCCGGAATACCGATTTTTTCTACCTCAACCGTGTAATCCACATGGTTTCCCTGAATTTGCCAGGGCACACAGGGAAATGGCACCATGTTATCGGTTACCACAATAACGTTGTTTGCATATTGCGAATCGGCCAGGGCAAAGCCCAACAACCCGCTCGCCGAAGGACCATTCAGACCATTGGCATTGCCAAACGGATCGGCGCAGGCAGCGCCAATCACAGCAATATCGATTTTCACTTCACCATCCTGCACGGCCTGGTAACGTCCGCCATGCGAGCGAAGGACGGCTGTTTTCTTCATCTTTCCGTCCGAACAAAACCGTCCGAGCGGTCCGTTCATGCTTCCTTCGATGTGACTGATGGTACCATCTTCGAGGTAAGGAATCAAATGTGCATGACAGGGGAAAGAAGCCGATGGAAACCAGCGAATATCTTTCACGCCCAGCTCCTTCACCACATCAAAAACCATATTGGCAACCAGGTCGCCGTCGCGGAAATGGTGATGCGTGGAAATGGTCATGCCATCTTTGAGCCCGGCTTTTATTAACGCCTCTTTCAGTGAATCAACCTGTTTGTTTCCGTCAGCCGGATAATCGGCGTTGGTCGGAATAGCCGGTGCATGTTTCTTTCCTTCCGGGCGATATTTCCCGACACCCATAAACGGAACGGCCGGTTCGCCGTTTATTTCCGACGGAACGAGCCGTCCGACTGCATTATATATCAGATCTTCATTCATGATTTTCTCTCCAGTTGGTTGACAGTTTACCCGATTGAATCGCCAGTTCGATGGTGTGAACAGCACGTTTGACAACCGGGGCATCAATCATTTTCGAACCAAGGGCAACAACGCCCAGTCCCTTCTCTCTGGCTTGCTCAAAAGCGTCTACAATGCGTTTCGCCTTTTCAATTTCCTGTTCATCCGGACTGAAACCTTCGTTGATGACCGGAACCTGGCGCGGATGGATACATCCCATACCGGCAAAACCCAACGCTTTCGATTCGAGCACGTTGTTGTGCAATGCTTCCATGTCATCAATTTCGGAGAAAACCGAATCGATGGGTTGGATGCCCGCTGCGCGTGCAGCATTGACAACCGCACTGCGGGCATAAAAGGATTCGCGACCTCCGGGCGTTCGTTGAGCTCCTAAATCAGCTGTATAATCTTCCAAACCAATCGCCAATGCGGCTACATTCGGCGAAGCCGATGCAATTTCATAAGCTTTTACCACTCCCAGGGCACTCTCAATAATTGGCATCAGGTAGATATCGGTGTTTTCGCGCCCCAGTATTTTTTCAATGCGTTCCTCTGCCTGAATGATTTGCTGCGCACTTTCGCACTTGGGAATCAGGATCAGGTTTACCTGTTCGGGAACAATGGCATCCAAATCTTTCAATCCGTCCGGCAGTTGATTAATACGAACCATTCGTTCGGCATCACCAAAGTCAACTGCACGTAGGGCATTGCGAACCAGCAAACGGGCCTCGGCTTTTTTATCAGGTGCGACTGAATCTTCCAAATCGAGAATGATGCCGTCGCTTCCGTAGATGCCGGCATTCAGCATCAGCTTCGGATTATTTCCCGGTAGGTACAAACGGGTCCGTCGGTTACGATCGCGGCCTGTCCGATGAATATTTTTTGTTTCAATGGGTAATAAAAGGGATTGATCCGTTCCGGTTAACTGGCGGATAGCCGCTTCCAGGCGCGCTGCAATGACAAATGGCAGAGCCCCTTTGTCTTCAATTTCCACCAGTACATCCCGAAGGTTATAATGGGCCAGTACTTCGTGACAAAGCTCCCGGATGGAATCGCCAAACAAACTTTCAACTTTACTCTGTAACCGGATTTCAGTTGCATGATGCTCAGTTTTAGCAATCTGTACAAAACAGTCCGAGCGTACGCTGTCTCCACGGTTTCCGGCTGTTGCAGTCATGGGCATTTGGGTTAATGATTGACTAATTATTTTCAGTACCCTTCCTACTGCTTCGTTCCGTCAATTTGGGTGCTAAAATCGACTGAAAAGTTACCCAAATAAATCCCTGAAAATCCTGATAGTTATCAGGGGTAACCCCATGTTAAAGAGCATACAGAACATTGCCGCAGAACATAAAATATATCCCAAATATGATTAACGCGCACGCATTTTTAATACAATGGGGTTTTGCTTTATACGCAAAACATAGCTAGTAAGCTGCTATTTCAATACCTAATGAACAATAACATCTTTTAGCAATTATTCAGGAATATTAAAGCAACGTTTTCAATGCATTACATCATCTTCGCAATAGAATTTCTTCCAGCAAAAACCGAACGTTAATCATTTATGAGATTATTGCTTGTTACCGCTATTTTATTTGTCAATACAGGATTATTTGCCCAGAGTATGCCCGATTCATCGTTTCGGTTTTCCGGATTCATATTCGATGAGGATTCTATTCCGGTAGAAGGGGCTTACGTTATCAACTACCGGACAATGATGGGAATGGCAACAAACCGGGACGGTCATTTCTCCCTGACCTGCGAACCCGGCGACTCGTTAATGATTTCTCATATTTCCTATAAAAGAAGAATTATCAAAGTCGAAAGTTTTAACCCCGTCGCTTCGCCACAGGTTTATTATGTGCGTTTTGCTGCACACGAACTGAGTCCGCTGATTATTCAGCAGAATCCGAATAATATGAAATATTTTGCTAAAAACATCGAGTTGATGAACAGGCAGATTAAGAAAATGATTCATTCGATGGGGCCACAAGGAGGTGCATCCCCGGTTAATATGTCCACCAATCCGGCACTGGGCGGTGGCGTAGGTATTAGCTTCAGTCTGGCTGATGTGGCTACCGTTTTCCGGAAGAAGAAAACGCCCGATGATATCCGGCGGGAAAAAGCCATTCACGAAGCACATCGCACCATGATTCTCGATTCCATTTTGCGAATTGGCGTATACCACGAAGGAATCGTCGACAGCATTATGGCCACGAGAAACTGGAACTAATCTGATTTCAATTTCATTGTCCGTTTTCGGCCCACTTTCGTAAATTTATTACAGCAGCCTGAAAAACAGTTAATGAAGCCATTGGGGTGTGAATTGAACTGAGCGGTGGCCCCCGGGACCGTTTCAGCGCGCTTTGCCATGGATGTACTGGAATTTTACCTGAAACCGGATAACTAATATTACATAACTTCTTAAAAGTTATTCCGGTAAAATGGAAATTACTTAGATTTAGATCTGAATGTATGAATTTAACCTAAAAGCATATGAGACGTAAGCTCCTTTCGACTCTCTATCTGATTGCCTTTTTGCTACTTGGCCTCTTTTCGTGTAAAAACAAACCAACAGCCCCAAAAGACAACTCCGGCCAAATTGCCGTGATGGCTTATTATGCCGGCGATGCCAATCAAATTGACCAGTATAACCTTGGCGAGGTCACACATGTTATCTACAGCTTTCTTCATCTGAAAGGAAACGAGCTGGCTTATGACTCACCGAAGGATAGTTTAGGTGTGGCTCACCTGGTTGCCTTAAAGGAAAAGTATCCCGATTTGAACGTCATGGTGTCGCTCGGTGGCTGGGGTGGCTGCAAAACCTGCTCCGAAGTCTTCTCTACTCCGGAAGGACGTGAAGCATTTGCCCTTTCGGCGAAAAGAATCCTTGACAATTCCGGGGCTGACGGACTTGACCTCGACTGGGAATATCCAGCCATTGAAGGCTTTCCGGGACATCAATACCTTACGGAAGACAAGGACAACTTCACCAGTTTGGTTACCACACTGAGGAAAATACTGGGGCCAAAAGCCATCATCAGCTTTGCTGCGGGCGGTTTCCAGCAATTCCTCGAAAATTCCATTGACTGGAAAGCGGTGATGCCGGAAGTGAATTACGTAAACCTGATGTCGTATGACCTGGTAAATGGCTACAGCAAAGTAACCGGTCACCATACTCCACTATACTCCAATGCTTCTCAAACGAAATCGACCGACAATGCCGTCAAATACCTGGAGAAAGCGGGTATTCCCTCCAACAAGATTGTCATTGGCGCCGCATTTTATGCCCGCGTTTGGAAAGGCGTGAAAAACGTGGATAATGGCTTGTACCAGCCGGGTGTTTTCAAACAAGGCGTAGGTTATAACAAATTCGATTCAATTTTATCGCCCCGGCAGGGCTTCAAAGCGTATTGGGACAATGTAGCACAGGCTCCGTACATGTATAACGAGAAAGACAGTTTGTTTGCTACGTATGACGATCCGAAATCGGTGGCCCTGAAAACAAAATATGTCATCGACAAAAATCTAGGCGGTATTATGTTCTGGCAGCTAGCCAACGATAAGATGAAAGATGGTTTGCTTGATGCTATCTACAAAGCCAAAGAAACAGCAGACAAATAATACGCTCATTTTAAGAAGTTCTAAAAACGCATCGATTTTTTCCGGTGCGTTTTTTTTAATTAATCGATAGGGCATCTCGTTTTTCCTTCCCGAAAAAATTGATTGAATACAAGTTATCCAAATACCTGTTTTCAGGCATCCTTTATGTTGAATGTATTCCGGTTCATTTCACTATTTTTAACATCGCGACAAGCGAATTGCTTATCGCACGAACACGATTCATTAACCAACAAAAGAGTGGACCCGTGAAAAAACTAACGCTTTTCCTCTCTGCTATGCTCGTTATGATGTTTGCACCCGCTTTGAGTAAGGCACAGGCCGCCAGTCCAATTCCGGCAACAGCCGTAAATGACATCCTCCAGAAACTAACGGAGAAATATGGCGACAGCACCGCCGAACGGATGGAACGTGGCATAAAACACGCTGCATCATTGTGGCGAAAGGATGATGGTCCGGCAAAAGAGTTTACCTCGTTTTGCCTGGATAATTACATCAACGATGCTGCGCAGCGCGAAGCTTTCTTTAAAAAGGTTAGTCAGTACCTGGAAGCCATGTACGGCCATTTTGATGAAATAACACTCGCCTTGCAGAAAAATGTACAACTGGCTACCGGTCCGATGCTTCCTATTGATAAAATGTTTGCCGGTTATTCGGTTGGCTCGCATATGCTGTCGGACCTGTACCGCAATAAAATAGCATTTGCTATCGCCCTGAACTTCCCTTATTATCCATTGGCCGACAAAGAAAAATTCGCCTCAATTTGGAGCCGGGAAGAATGGGCTAACGCCAGATTAGGCGACATTTTCTCCGCTCGCGTACCGGCCAAACTGGAACAGGCTTATGCCGAAGCGAACACGAAGGCCGACCTGTACATTTCGGAGTACAATATCGAAATGGGGCATCTTCGTACTAACGACGACAAACAACTTTTCCCGGATGATATGGTACTGCTTTCGCACTGGAACCTCCGCGATGAAATTAAAGCTGACTATGCCGATAATGCAAAAGGCCCGCAAAAGCAGGAGATGATTTACGAAGTAATGAAGCGAATCATCGACCAGGATATTCCCGAGAAGGTAATCAACAATCCGGCATACGAATGGCAACCTTTTGCCAATAAGCTTTATAATAATGGTAAAGAAGTTGTCTTCAAACCCGGGCCCAATACACGGTACCAGCAAATATTAAACAACTTCCACGCATTAAAAGCTATCGATGCCTATTACCCGGTATTGGATACCTACATCAAACGGAAGTTTTCAGGCGAAATGGAAATTCCGCAACCGAAAGTAGAAGCATTGTTCGATACGTATCTTCGTTCTCCGGAGTTGAAGCAAATCGGTGCGCTTATCGCCGAAAGGCTTGGCCGTCCGCTCCGTCCGTACGACATCTGGTACGATGGCTTCAAAGCACGGAGCTCCATTCCGGAACAAACACTTAACGAAAAGGCCGAAGCCTATTATCCCGATCCGAAAGCGTTCAAGGAAGACATGCCGAACCTGTTAAAGCAACTGGGCTGGTCGGATGAGCGAGCGAACTTCATTGCCTCCAAAATTGCTGTCGATCCGGCCCGCGGTTCAGGTCATGCGTGGGGCGCACAGATGATTGGAGAGAAATCGCACCTGCGCACACGCATTCCTTCTACCGGAATGAACTACAAAGGCTATAACATTGCCGTTCACGAGTTCGGCCATAACGTCGAGCAAACCATTTCGCTATACAACATAGACTACTACATGTTGCATGGCGTTCCCAGCACTGCCTTCACCGAGGCGCTGGCCTTTATTTTCCAAAGCCGCGATTTGAAATTACTGGGCATTACCGATGAAAATCCGCATACCAAATACCTGAATGCGCTCGATAATGGCTGGTCGTTAATGGAAATTATGGGTGTCGGCATGGTCGATATGAAAGTGTGGAAATGGTTATACGCGCATCCAGATGCTGACTCAGCCGAATTGAAAACGGCTGTCATTAACATCTCGAAAGATGTTTGGAATACATACTTCTCACCGATTTTCGGAACGCAAGACGAACCGATTCTGGCCATCTATTCTCATATGATTTCCTATCCGTTGTATCTCCCGGCTTATTCGTACGGTCAGCTCATCGAATTCCAGCTGGAAGAATACCTGAAAGGAAAGAATTTCTCTGACGAAGTTGACCGCATTTATGAGCAAGGCCGTCTGACTCCCCAGCAATGGATGGAGGAAGCTGTTGGACAGAAAATTTCAGCGCAACCGGTTTTAAATGCCGTAGACGAAGCCTTGAAAGCCTTTAAATAGCCTGCTTTCCTCACCCAAACAGGGCATCTCCGCGCGTGGAAATGCCCTGTTTTATTTTATACATCATTCTTTAACCCCTACCGGGATAATGAATTCCCGCATGTTCCCGAATGGCATCGAGTGTTTTCATCAATTCAAAACTCCGGCTATAAGGCATCACGTTGCTCTCCTTTTTACCTTCATCCAGGCACTTCATCACTTCCACTGCTTCCAGTTTCATACCACACCCGGCACCTTCCCAACTGTATTGAACCGGAGCGGTTCCCCGGGAACGCGCCTCTAACTGCTGATGCAAGATACCACGCCGGGTGATGCGTAACACACCTTTTTCGCAGAAGATATCACATCCGGGTCCTGAAGCGGTATAAAATGAGGAAAAGAGCGATGCAAATACGCCATCCGGATAATCAAAGCGCATAGTCAGACTGGTATCGATTCCTTTTTCAGTCAATGAAGCGGCAGCCGAAATTTGCTGAGGTGCGCCCATGAACCAAAGCGCATCGAAAACTGCATACAAACCAATGTCCAGCAACGAACCCCCTCCCAGTTCCGGGTTGAAGAGCCGTCCCTGCGGATCATAAGGTGCGCTATTGAAGCCAAACCAACCATGCAGATACTGAATTTTTCCCATCTCTCCCGACTCAATAATTTCCTTCGCCTTTCGGTACGATGGCTGAAACGGCGTAACAAAAGCCTCCATCAGGAACACCGTGTTCTTCCGTGCTACTTCAAACATCGAAATCACCTCCTTCAAATTCAGCGAAAGCGCTTTCTCACATAACACATGCTTCCCCTCATTCATGCACATAATGGCATGTTCGGCATGGTGCGAGTGCGGTGAAGCCACATAAACGATCTCAACTTCCGGGTCGGCAGCCAGTTCTTCGTAACTTCCGTAAGCTTTTCCCACATTAAATTCTGCAGCAAATTCAGCCGACCGGGACTCATTTCGCGAGCCGACAGCAACAATCTCTGCATTATCAAGGGTGTGTAATTCTGAAGCAAATTTTCGGGCAATCTTCCCGGGGGCCAGAATGCCCCATTTCCAGGTTTTCTTCATGGTAAGCTTTGTTTGGCATAAAAATATAAAATTTGACCATCTCCCGTTTTTAGTTTTGGTTGGATATGGGTACTGAAAAAATTTCCCCTCGGATTAACCGGGAGGGAAACTTTAAACACTTTACTAAAAAATGGACACTACCCCTCTCCATTTTATCTTTATAAAATCCAATTCAAATTTCAGACACTGTCCTTTTTGCATAAAGGAATTTTTTTAACCCTCCTGGCATGGCGACCTCGTTCAAATTCAGCATTTAGAAAAGATTCCACGATTGCAATAGTTTCTTCTTCTGAAACAAACCTGGAGGGAATCGCACATATATTTGAGTCGTTATGTTCCCTTGCAAGTTTACTTATTTCGGTATTCCAACACAATGCCGAACGTATATTTTGATGTTTATTTGCTGTAATGTTGATACCCTGTCCGCTACCACAAAATGTTATGCCACATTCGAACTCTTTTTTTCCAATGGCTTCCGCTATTTTATGGGCAAAATCCGGATAGTCACAACTTTTATTGCTGTAACATCCCAAATCTTTATATGGGATACCTGCTTCTTCAAAATAGTTCAATACTGCCATTTTTTTGTTATAACCTGCATGGCCACTGGCAACAGCAACAACTTTCCCACGAAAATTTTTGTTTAAACCACTCATTGGCCAGCATAAATAATAGAAATAATACCTAACACAAAAAGGACAAACATAATGGTCAGTAATCTATTTGTTCCTTTGGGAGCATTCTTAAATTCTTTCCAGATAAATACTCCCCACAATGCAGCAACGAGTGTAGCCCCTTGACCCAATCCGTATGAAATAGCTGCTCCTGCTTTACCGGCTGCAATCAGATTTAAAGAATTTCCAATGCCCCAAATAACTCCGCCAAGGACACCTACTAAATGAATGGACAACTTTCCTTTGAAATATACCTTGTAGTTTGTCGGTTTTCCACTGATTGGCCTTTTCATTAAAACCGAATTGAAAAGGAAATTACTGATAAAAACCCCTAGTGAAAAAATAACAACTGCCGTATATGGAGTCATCATTCCCGCTGCCGGATTGACAAAATTTTCCAGGTCCATTGAGCGTGCCACAAACCTGTAGAAAAAAGACATTAATACTCCTGCCAAAATGGAAACAAGTATTCCTTTAGTACTTACTTTTTGTTTTCCGGAGGAAGCTTTCTTGTAGGCAAAAGCATTGATAATTATTGCTATAGTAACAAGCCCGACACCAAGGAATAGAAACAGCGGATCTCCTTTTTGGGAACCAATGTAATTGATAATGACACCCAAGACAAGTGCCAAACCAATTCCAACCGGGAAAGCAACTGCCATACCTGCAATTGCTATTGCCGTGGAAAGTAATATATTGGCGGCATTAAAAATAACACCACCAAGAAATGCACTGCCAATATTTCCCCACTTTGCCTGACCAAGATCCTCCAGAAATCCCCGACCATTCTCACCCATACTTCCAAGAGTAAAAGCAAAAATGAGTGAAAGTAGCAAGACACCAATAACATAGTCCCAGTAAAATAGCTCATATCGCCAGGTTTTTCCGGCAAGTTTTTGAGTATTTCCCCAGGAACCCCAGCAAAGCATTGTAATAAAACAGAAAACAATTGCCAATGGATAATCACTTACTATAAACATAACAGTTATTTTAGGTTAGTATTTGAAATTTATTTGATATGTAATTCGTCATTCTTCTTTAAAAATTCCTGTATTTCCCTTTCCATCGGGATTGAGGGTTGGGCCCCCATTCGGGTAACACAAATTGCTGATGCAGCAGTGGCAAATTTCAGTATCTCTTCCCAATCTTTTTCCCTGCTTAATTCTGCAGCCAGGGCACCACAAAAGGTGTCACCCGCGGCTGTTGTATCCACAGCATTTACTCTAAAGGCGGGAATTTTTAGCAAATCATTTCCATTTTTAAATAAGCATCCTTTATTGCCCAATGTTAATATTACATTTTGCACTCCCTTTTTTAATAATTTGTTGATAATTGCTTCTTCTCCGATATCTTCAATCTTCTCTTCTGTTAAAACTTCGGCTTCCGTCTCATTAACAATCAATACATCGACCTTTTTTAGAAGATCTATTTCTACTTTTCGAGCAGGGGCAACATTCAATATTATTTTTTTCTTGTATTTGCTGGCAATGTCACAAACTGCTTTTACCGAATCGTAAGGAATCTCCATCTGCAAAACCACCATATCAGCATTTGCAATATCTTTTTCCACCTCATAAATATATTCCGAAGTGAGCTTTTCATTAGCTCCAGGATTTACGACAATACAATTCTCTCCTTTTTCGTCCACTAATATGATCGCCGTTCCCGAAGGGATATCATCAACAATCAACGAAGAAGAAACATCCAGTCCTTCTTTACTATAATATTTAAATGCATTTCGCCCATTTGCATCTCTCCCCAGACAAGTATTAAATTTAACGTCTCCTCCCAATCTATGTGCTGCCACAGCCTGATTAGCACCTTTTCCTCCCATCGTTTGAAAAAAAGTTGTTCCCACGATGGTTTCCCCCGCTGCTGGGAAGCTTTTAACAGTAGCAATCAGATCGGTATTTGAACTGCCTATTACTAATATTTTACCCATGATCTTAAGTTTAATTTTTAAATCAACCTTTGTACGTTTTCCTTTTTCACTGGTAATTTATAATGGCATTCAGTTCCTTTTTCTTTATTGCTTTCGACTGGAAAAGTTTCTGGTATGCCACAAAAGCGGAAACATTCAAATAAATGAGCAATCATTTTTATTTCTTTATACACAATATTGCATAAGCAGAAATCGTATAATTGTTTTAAAATTACTTTAGAGTCTCTTTTCGATTCGAACTGCTAACGCTTCCACCTTTACCGTTAATGATGCTTTTCACCACACTTTTCTTATTCCCGTTCAACCAAAAAATGACGATGTGGTGAATGTCGTTTTCCAATGCCTAAGATGTCTCAATAGCCTGATCGACAACGATCGGCGCATCGTAAAATACATTATAAATGCCAACACCCCAGGCCTGATGTGTTTTAACATGATTAGAAACCTTGTATGAAGCATAGCCATAAGTTTTGCCGTGTTTCCAGGCATCAACCGAAGGCATATCATAAGGCATTTCGCTTTGGTAAAAATAGAAGTGACCATTCTCACCATTCCAAAGTGTTTAATATTCCTGAAAATGTTCGTTAAACAATCCGTAAATCGTAACATTATTGCCATTGACGATTAAACCGTTGGCGCACCCGTTTTTGTCCCAGCCTACTCCGTTTCCATGGTCAGCCCTCCAAATCCATAAATGATCGGCATAAACATCATTACTGTTGATCCCCAAACAATGTGAAGCAGATCCTTCGTGTGGGCCGCTGACCCTGAAAAACACGTCAAATATATAGCTGGGATTTGCCGCATGATTCTTTTTCGATCCTGGCTTTCCAACCTGCATAAGCGTTTCGGAAGGGTTGATGTTTGCATCAATAAGTAAACCGGCAACAGTTATTCCATCAGCGTCGGAAACTTCAATCGCCTTGTTCCCGTTTTCAGGTACCAGTGTTGCCATTCCAATTCCCATGATGACTGCTGTTCCGGGGCGGGTAATTTTCAGGCTTTCGTCTAATGAATAAATTCCTGGCGTTAAAAGAATGTTCTTCCCTTTACCCAGCGTCTGGTTAATTAATTTGGCATTATTCGTACCAGGTTTGGCAACATAAAAATCATCGATTGACACCGTCTTCTCTTTGTTGGTCTGCTCGTTCCAGTCTGTTCCCGATGAATTCTTCTTCAAGGCAGGTATTTTCAAATAAAATTTTTCTCCTGAATAAATCAAGTACGGTTTTTCCCGTACTTCGGGTGTTTGTTTGATGGTCGTGACCGGTTTTTCGGGCCAATGTTCTTTGGGTGCGTTGACCACTCCAGTATAAACCATGTTCCAGACGCCGCCATCCCATTTTTTAGCGATAGAATTTCGTGTAAACCATTGCTGTTGTGCGCCGAAAAATACAGTCCCGTCGATTTTACAATCGCCCATAAAACCGCCGATGGAATAACCCTCGAACAATTTCAGATTTTCTTTCACATAAATCCGACGTAACGGCGCAGCCTGAGAAATAGCCCAGGTGTTGGTGGAATCGGCAGCAAGCACGATTGTCAAATTTTCGGCTGCCCGCCAAAAGTTACAAAGTACATGTCCATCGCGATTCGATACCGACCTGACCGCTTCGTCGATCACTACATATTCCTGAGAATTACCCAGGCTCAGAATGTGCATGTAGTATCCAACTTTAATATCCAGCTTATAAGTTCCCGGTTTAAAAAGCAAGGCATATCGGTTTTCAGAAAACTCATTCGCCGGATAGAGCTGACCGGCATAAATTGAATCAATTAATGTTTGAATTTCGTGCATATCCATAGCAGGATCAAACACAAATGTGTTTTTGCCAAATAAAGTCTGATCGTACCTGGCTGTAATCGCTTTTACACGTTCGGACAATGGCTTTGTGGTTTGCGAAAATCCAATCCGGATACGGAGAAATAGAATCAAAATACTTATCAAAGAATATTTAATGTTCATTCGGGTTAGCAGTTTTATTTATTTTCATTCAGTGGTAGCCATACTTTTACATCTCCACCAGTCTGACCTGCGTCAGCAAATGGAACCAATAACAGTTTCTCGTTTGTCTCTTCCTTTTTTGAATCGGGAAAGCGTACAATGTAAACTTGTTTCCCGATCCATACTTTGGGCAATAACCCGGTGCAATTTGCAGCTTCCGGTTCTTCAGCAAGAAGTTTCTCCTTTGCTCCCAGAGAAAACTCCTTTGGCAGATCAGGATTTAAAGACGAATCAAAAGCCAGAAC
Encoded proteins:
- a CDS encoding GRP family sugar transporter; its protein translation is MFIVSDYPLAIVFCFITMLCWGSWGNTQKLAGKTWRYELFYWDYVIGVLLLSLIFAFTLGSMGENGRGFLEDLGQAKWGNIGSAFLGGVIFNAANILLSTAIAIAGMAVAFPVGIGLALVLGVIINYIGSQKGDPLFLFLGVGLVTIAIIINAFAYKKASSGKQKVSTKGILVSILAGVLMSFFYRFVARSMDLENFVNPAAGMMTPYTAVVIFSLGVFISNFLFNSVLMKRPISGKPTNYKVYFKGKLSIHLVGVLGGVIWGIGNSLNLIAAGKAGAAISYGLGQGATLVAALWGVFIWKEFKNAPKGTNRLLTIMFVLFVLGIISIIYAGQ
- the rbsK gene encoding ribokinase; translated protein: MGKILVIGSSNTDLIATVKSFPAAGETIVGTTFFQTMGGKGANQAVAAHRLGGDVKFNTCLGRDANGRNAFKYYSKEGLDVSSSLIVDDIPSGTAIILVDEKGENCIVVNPGANEKLTSEYIYEVEKDIANADMVVLQMEIPYDSVKAVCDIASKYKKKIILNVAPARKVEIDLLKKVDVLIVNETEAEVLTEEKIEDIGEEAIINKLLKKGVQNVILTLGNKGCLFKNGNDLLKIPAFRVNAVDTTAAGDTFCGALAAELSREKDWEEILKFATAASAICVTRMGAQPSIPMEREIQEFLKKNDELHIK